The Paralichthys olivaceus isolate ysfri-2021 chromosome 9, ASM2471397v2, whole genome shotgun sequence genome contains a region encoding:
- the matr3l1.1 gene encoding matrin 3-like 1.1 isoform X11 translates to MSHKYRPPDSDLRPDPAPYSSDRRHTSLDRDNYRPPQASFSPSYPSSSSSRGSAQWSQEGALSILSSCGLEPSDLSLLAELPEDVLTVESLPHVLNQLKGKRGTVKPFSTNAPSFSSSSSHPPSSTQRSAVSSSSRDWDQLCSQPVQYPLGQVTSRPLPSEKVHDHWGNPTTSSSVRADPLSFSSSSSSYMVDFHHRPGPSDYGKTGRASCSVSSRDPPSVRSAARDDRTCPSRLSESGSAGYRSAPPPEEHQLKAQGRRPESETSSIRSSRLAGATSMPTKKEALDFHGRLPEVFPYSCSLCDITVLSERVWTKHINGTYHADGQLSLLQQFPKWDCRMETLSRADNQSEKSKNEEKPTRPPPSANESQKSQSNKQSRKKTSDKSKVVCVKFPAQSVDETYLRKLTEPFGKILKILMFPSLAFVELGSIDQAKDLVKFHINCPPTVNGEQMEFSISNTFSFLQSSRVVSFTPAPTGEDGRSDLISIVKRFGQPLYTLFLPSMVFVEMKNVPDAQKLVDYYSAKTLRINSDLIKVSLSGEYRSLMRVASATRYEEETPSTKTASSRSQEQEDKTESKRKRPRSRERSRERSRAKRSRSSDDSNRERKSRSRDRSRSRDKSTEKTSRDESNKEKKSRSRSRSRDKPREKRSRSREKSCGRSSGEKGSREKTMEPEKSEKLDSDSKPEPAENRQSEEEEEEESSAEDSDIEGMEVIGEDGENVDDEEEEDEEDDSPAERSDSIREEKENVLEEEEEVTVEEEEVKKVTVEEEEVKKVEEEEVKKVTVEEEEVKKVEEEEVKKVTVEEEASTREREESAKTKLDEEEGPDFPVDLENCITLDELEEEEEEEEQSDDSAAAAELKSPTTRVIFFKKLPLRFYTDAGFVQLVKGVGTAVRYFLIRRQQQGFIEMSTSAEAVKAAQVLNHKTFHGSRLFVNISHKYTRLVNGYDVQSDSDMEKSESRSSRRRDRISKSRTSDRDEARRKSESRRESGPRKTPERESGPRKTPERESGPRKTPERESGPRKTPERESGPRKTPERESGPRKTPERESGPRKTPERESGPRKTPERESGPRKTPERESGPRKTPERESGPRKTPERESGPRKTPERESGPRKTPERESGPSKTPERESGPRKTPERESGPRKTPERESGPRKTPERESGPRKTPERERESGPRKTPERERESGPSKTPERELLPKMGPEDKMLKGNVGSENKSFPDKKQKSQNEKEATEKDAAEKEPAMIPEDASGTSPDQPQTEQKSPDSGDAVKLEQPVGGIAESEKPTKPVGTKFVRPVVGYFCHLCQVIYADEEEAKLQHCSSLTHYRKYQVQTSESIRDTDQSSN, encoded by the exons ATGTCTCACAAGTACAGACCGCCTGACTCTGACCTCAGACCTGATCCTGCTCCGTACTCTTCAGATCGCCGTCACACATCGCTGGACCGAGACAATTACAGGCCTCCGCAGGcgtctttctctccatcctacccgtcctcttcctcctccagaggCTCGGCTCAGTGGTCGCAGGAAGGTGCTCTCAGCATCCTGAGCAGCTGTGGTCTGGAGCCCAGCGACCTGTCTCTGCTGGCCGAGCTGCCAGAGGACGTCCTGACCGTGGAGTCCCTGCCTCATGTCCTCAATCAGCTCAAAGGAAAGAGAGGGACTGTCAAACCTTTCTCCACCAACgctccttccttctcctcttcctcctctcatcctcccagCTCCACACAACGATCTGCcgtcagctcctcctccagagacTGGGACCAGCTCTGCAGTCAACCAGTCCAGTACCCGCTGGGTCAGGTAACGTCCCGTCCTCTTCCATCTGAGAAGGTTCATGACCACTGGGGCAATCCCACAACCAGCAGCTCGGTCAGAGCAGACCCACTGTCGTTCTCGTCTTCGTCGTCCAGCTACATGGTGGACTTTCACCACAGACCGGGACCCTCTGATTATGGTAAGACAGGCAGAGCCTCTTGCTCAGTGTCCTCACGGGATCCGCCCTCTGTCAGGTCAGCAGCACGAGACGACAGGACTTGTCCTTCCCGTCTCTCTGAGTCAGGATCGGCTGGTTACAGGTCAGCTCCTCCCCCTGAAGAGCACCAACTTAAAGCTCAGGGGAGACGCCCCGAGTCTGAAACCTCTTCCATCAGGAGCAGCCGGCTCGCTGGAGCCACCTCCATGCCTACCAAGAAAGAAGCCCTGGACTTCCATGGGAGGCTGCCAGAGGTGTTCCCCTACTCGTGCTCTCTGTGTGATATCACTGTGCTGTCAGAGAGG gTGTGGACTAAACACATCAACGGCACTTATCATGCAGACGGTCAGCTCAGCCTGCTGCAGCA GTTTCCTAAGTGGGACTGTCGAATGGAGACGCTCAGCAG ggctgACAACCAATCAGAGAAGAGTAAGAATGAAGAAAAGCCCACCCGACCGCCTCCGTCAGCCAATGAGAGCCAAA AGTCTCAGTCGAATAAACAGTCGAGGAAGAAG ACGTCGGACAAGAGTAAAGTGGTGTGTGTGAAGTTTCCAGCTCAGTCTGTGGATGAGACGTATCTGAGGAAACTAACTGAACCGTTTGGAAAGATCCTCAAGATCCTCATGTTTCCGTCTTTA GCGTTTGTGGAGCTGGGCTCCATCGATCAGGCGAAGGATTTGGTGAAATTCCACATCAACTGTCCTCCAACTGTGAATGGAGAGCAGATGGAGTTCAGCATCTCCAACACCTTCAGCTTCCTTCAG AGTTCTCGCGTCGTTAGCTTCACTCCAGCTCCAACAGGAGAAGACGGCCGATCCGATCTGATCAGCATCGTCAAACGCTTCGGCCAGCCGCTCTACACTCTGTTCCTGCCGTCTATG GTGTTTGTGGAGATGAAAAATGTTCCTGACGCTCAGAAGCTGGTCGATTATTATTCTGCCAAAActctgaggatcaacagtgacCTCATCAAAGTTTCCCTCTCTGGAGAATACAGGAGCTTGAT GCGAGTTGCTTCTGCCACGAGGTACGAGGAGGAAACGCCTTCGACCAAGACAGCGAGCAGTCGGAGCCAAGAGCAGGAGGACAAGACGGAAAGCAAGAGGAAAAGACCTAGATCCAGAGAAAGATCCAGAGAAAGATCCAGAGCAAAGAGGTCCAGGTCCAGTGATGATTCCAACAGGGAGAGGAAATCCAGATCCAGAGATCGTTCCAGATCCAGAGACAAATCTACAGAAAAGACATCCAGAGACGAGTCCAACAAGGAGAAGAAGTCCAGGTCTCGATCTAGATCCAGAGATAAACCCAGAGAGAAGAGATCCAGATCCAGAGAAAAGTCCTGCGGCAGGTCTTCTGGGGAGAAGGGATCCAGAGAAAAGACGATGGAACCAGAAAAAAGTGAGAAACTGG actctgactccaaaccTGAACCTGCAGAGAACAGacagagtgaagaagaagaagaggaaga GTCATCTGCAGAGGACAGCGACATCGAGGGGATGGAGGTGAtcggagaggatggagagaatgtggacgatgaagaggaggaagatgaggaagatgacagTCCAGCAGAGAGAAGTGACTCGATACGAGAAg aaaaggaaaatgtgttggaggaagaggaagaagtgacggtggaagaggaggaggtgaagaaagtgacggtggaagaggaggaggtgaagaaagtggaagaggaggag gtgaagaaagtgacggtggaagaggaggaggtgaagaaagtggaagaggaggag gtgaagaaagtgaCGGTGGAAGAGGAAGCCTCCACAAGAGAAAGGGAGGAGTCAGCTAAGACTAAGCTGGATGAAGAG GAGGGACCAGATTTCCCCGTGGACCTGGAGAACTGCATCACCCTGGATGaactggaagaagaagaagaagaagaagaacagtcCGATGACTCAG CGGCTGCAGCTGAGCTCAAG tctcCGACCACCAGAGTCATTTTCTTCAAAAAACTGCCGCTGCGTTTCTACACCGACGCCGGGTTTGTCCAACTGGTCAAAGGTGTTGGAACAGCGGTGCGCTACTTCCTGATCCGCCGACAGCAACAG ggtTTCATCGAGATGTCGACGTCTGCTGAAGCAGTGAAAGCAGCACAAGTTCTGAACCATAAAACCTTTCACGGATCCAGACTCTTCGTCAACATCTCCCACAAATACACCCGACTAGTGAACGG GTACGACGTTCAGTCAGACTCAGACATGGAGAAGAGTGAGAGTcgaagcagcaggaggagagacaggatCAGTAAATCCAGAACCTCGGACAGAGACGAAGCCCGCAGGAAGtctgagagcaggagagagtcGGGGCCGAGAAAGACTCCGGAGAGAGAGTCTGGACCGAGAAAAACTCCGGAGAGAGAGTCGGGGCCGAGAAAAACTCCGGAGAGAGAGTCGGGGCCGAGAAAAACTCCGGAGAGAGAGTCTGGACCGAGAAAAACTCCGGAGAGAGAGTCGGGGCCGAGAAAAACTCCGGAGAGAGAGTCTGGACCGAGAAAAACTCCGGAGAGAGAGTCGGGGCCGAGAAAAACTCCGGAGAGAGAGTCTGGACCGAGAAAAACTCCGGAGAGAGAGTCGGGGCCGAGAAAAACTCCGGAGAGAGAGTCGGGACCGAGAAAGACTCCGGAGAGAGAGTCTGGACCGAGAAAAACTCCGGAGAGAGAGTCGGGGCCGAGAAAAACTCCGGAGAGAGAGTCGGGACCCAGCAAGACTCCGGAGAGAGAGTCGGGACCCAGAAAGACTCCGGAGAGAGAGTCGGGACCCAGAAAGACTCCGGAGAGAGAGTCGGGACCCAGAAAGACTCCGGAGAGAGAGTCGGGACCCAGAAAGActccggagagagagagagagtcgggACCCAGAAAGACTccggaaagagagagagagtcgggACCCAGCAAGACTCCGGAGAGAGAGTTGTTGCCAAAGATGGGTCCAGAAGACAAGATGTTGAAAGGAAACGTCGGGAGTGAGAACAAATCTTTTCctgataaaaaacagaaatcacaaaatgaaaaggagGCGACAGAGAAAGACGCTGCAGAAAAAGAGCCAGCGATGATTCCTGAGGACGCTTCAGGGACGAGTCCAGATCAACCACAAACTGAGCAG AAATCTCCAGATTCTGGTGATGCAGTGAAACTGGAACAACCTGTAGGGGGCATCGCTGAGTCTGAGAAACCCACCAAACCTGTTG GCACAAAGTTTGTTCGGCCGGTCGTTGGTTACTTCTGTCACCTGTGTCAGGTGATCTACGCTGACGAGGAAGAAGCCAAgctgcagcactgcagcagcCTGACGCACTACAGGAAGTACCAGGTTCAAACCAGTGAATCAATACGTGACACAGATCAGAGCTCAAACTAA
- the matr3l1.1 gene encoding matrin 3-like 1.1 isoform X18, translating to MSHKYRPPDSDLRPDPAPYSSDRRHTSLDRDNYRPPQASFSPSYPSSSSSRGSAQWSQEGALSILSSCGLEPSDLSLLAELPEDVLTVESLPHVLNQLKGKRGTVKPFSTNAPSFSSSSSHPPSSTQRSAVSSSSRDWDQLCSQPVQYPLGQVTSRPLPSEKVHDHWGNPTTSSSVRADPLSFSSSSSSYMVDFHHRPGPSDYGKTGRASCSVSSRDPPSVRSAARDDRTCPSRLSESGSAGYRSAPPPEEHQLKAQGRRPESETSSIRSSRLAGATSMPTKKEALDFHGRLPEVFPYSCSLCDITVLSERVWTKHINGTYHADGQLSLLQQFPKWDCRMETLSRADNQSEKSKNEEKPTRPPPSANESQKSQSNKQSRKKTSDKSKVVCVKFPAQSVDETYLRKLTEPFGKILKILMFPSLAFVELGSIDQAKDLVKFHINCPPTVNGEQMEFSISNTFSFLQSSRVVSFTPAPTGEDGRSDLISIVKRFGQPLYTLFLPSMVFVEMKNVPDAQKLVDYYSAKTLRINSDLIKVSLSGEYRSLMRVASATRYEEETPSTKTASSRSQEQEDKTESKRKRPRSRERSRERSRAKRSRSSDDSNRERKSRSRDRSRSRDKSTEKTSRDESNKEKKSRSRSRSRDKPREKRSRSREKSCGRSSGEKGSREKTMEPEKSEKLDSDSKPEPAENRQSEEEEEEESSAEDSDIEGMEVIGEDGENVDDEEEEDEEDDSPAERSDSIREEKENVLEEEEEVTVEEEEVKKVEEEEVKKVTVEEEASTREREESAKTKLDEEEGPDFPVDLENCITLDELEEEEEEEEQSDDSAAAAELKSPTTRVIFFKKLPLRFYTDAGFVQLVKGVGTAVRYFLIRRQQQGFIEMSTSAEAVKAAQVLNHKTFHGSRLFVNISHKYTRLVNGYDVQSDSDMEKSESRSSRRRDRISKSRTSDRDEARRKSESRRESGPRKTPERESGPRKTPERESGPRKTPERESGPRKTPERESGPRKTPERESGPRKTPERESGPRKTPERESGPRKTPERESGPRKTPERESGPRKTPERESGPRKTPERESGPRKTPERESGPRKTPERESGPSKTPERESGPRKTPERESGPRKTPERESGPRKTPERESGPRKTPERERESGPRKTPERERESGPSKTPERELLPKMGPEDKMLKGNVGSENKSFPDKKQKSQNEKEATEKDAAEKEPAMIPEDASGTSPDQPQTEQKSPDSGDAVKLEQPVGGIAESEKPTKPVGTKFVRPVVGYFCHLCQVIYADEEEAKLQHCSSLTHYRKYQVQTSESIRDTDQSSN from the exons ATGTCTCACAAGTACAGACCGCCTGACTCTGACCTCAGACCTGATCCTGCTCCGTACTCTTCAGATCGCCGTCACACATCGCTGGACCGAGACAATTACAGGCCTCCGCAGGcgtctttctctccatcctacccgtcctcttcctcctccagaggCTCGGCTCAGTGGTCGCAGGAAGGTGCTCTCAGCATCCTGAGCAGCTGTGGTCTGGAGCCCAGCGACCTGTCTCTGCTGGCCGAGCTGCCAGAGGACGTCCTGACCGTGGAGTCCCTGCCTCATGTCCTCAATCAGCTCAAAGGAAAGAGAGGGACTGTCAAACCTTTCTCCACCAACgctccttccttctcctcttcctcctctcatcctcccagCTCCACACAACGATCTGCcgtcagctcctcctccagagacTGGGACCAGCTCTGCAGTCAACCAGTCCAGTACCCGCTGGGTCAGGTAACGTCCCGTCCTCTTCCATCTGAGAAGGTTCATGACCACTGGGGCAATCCCACAACCAGCAGCTCGGTCAGAGCAGACCCACTGTCGTTCTCGTCTTCGTCGTCCAGCTACATGGTGGACTTTCACCACAGACCGGGACCCTCTGATTATGGTAAGACAGGCAGAGCCTCTTGCTCAGTGTCCTCACGGGATCCGCCCTCTGTCAGGTCAGCAGCACGAGACGACAGGACTTGTCCTTCCCGTCTCTCTGAGTCAGGATCGGCTGGTTACAGGTCAGCTCCTCCCCCTGAAGAGCACCAACTTAAAGCTCAGGGGAGACGCCCCGAGTCTGAAACCTCTTCCATCAGGAGCAGCCGGCTCGCTGGAGCCACCTCCATGCCTACCAAGAAAGAAGCCCTGGACTTCCATGGGAGGCTGCCAGAGGTGTTCCCCTACTCGTGCTCTCTGTGTGATATCACTGTGCTGTCAGAGAGG gTGTGGACTAAACACATCAACGGCACTTATCATGCAGACGGTCAGCTCAGCCTGCTGCAGCA GTTTCCTAAGTGGGACTGTCGAATGGAGACGCTCAGCAG ggctgACAACCAATCAGAGAAGAGTAAGAATGAAGAAAAGCCCACCCGACCGCCTCCGTCAGCCAATGAGAGCCAAA AGTCTCAGTCGAATAAACAGTCGAGGAAGAAG ACGTCGGACAAGAGTAAAGTGGTGTGTGTGAAGTTTCCAGCTCAGTCTGTGGATGAGACGTATCTGAGGAAACTAACTGAACCGTTTGGAAAGATCCTCAAGATCCTCATGTTTCCGTCTTTA GCGTTTGTGGAGCTGGGCTCCATCGATCAGGCGAAGGATTTGGTGAAATTCCACATCAACTGTCCTCCAACTGTGAATGGAGAGCAGATGGAGTTCAGCATCTCCAACACCTTCAGCTTCCTTCAG AGTTCTCGCGTCGTTAGCTTCACTCCAGCTCCAACAGGAGAAGACGGCCGATCCGATCTGATCAGCATCGTCAAACGCTTCGGCCAGCCGCTCTACACTCTGTTCCTGCCGTCTATG GTGTTTGTGGAGATGAAAAATGTTCCTGACGCTCAGAAGCTGGTCGATTATTATTCTGCCAAAActctgaggatcaacagtgacCTCATCAAAGTTTCCCTCTCTGGAGAATACAGGAGCTTGAT GCGAGTTGCTTCTGCCACGAGGTACGAGGAGGAAACGCCTTCGACCAAGACAGCGAGCAGTCGGAGCCAAGAGCAGGAGGACAAGACGGAAAGCAAGAGGAAAAGACCTAGATCCAGAGAAAGATCCAGAGAAAGATCCAGAGCAAAGAGGTCCAGGTCCAGTGATGATTCCAACAGGGAGAGGAAATCCAGATCCAGAGATCGTTCCAGATCCAGAGACAAATCTACAGAAAAGACATCCAGAGACGAGTCCAACAAGGAGAAGAAGTCCAGGTCTCGATCTAGATCCAGAGATAAACCCAGAGAGAAGAGATCCAGATCCAGAGAAAAGTCCTGCGGCAGGTCTTCTGGGGAGAAGGGATCCAGAGAAAAGACGATGGAACCAGAAAAAAGTGAGAAACTGG actctgactccaaaccTGAACCTGCAGAGAACAGacagagtgaagaagaagaagaggaaga GTCATCTGCAGAGGACAGCGACATCGAGGGGATGGAGGTGAtcggagaggatggagagaatgtggacgatgaagaggaggaagatgaggaagatgacagTCCAGCAGAGAGAAGTGACTCGATACGAGAAg aaaaggaaaatgtgttggaggaagaggaagaagtgacggtggaagaggaggag gtgaagaaagtggaagaggaggag gtgaagaaagtgaCGGTGGAAGAGGAAGCCTCCACAAGAGAAAGGGAGGAGTCAGCTAAGACTAAGCTGGATGAAGAG GAGGGACCAGATTTCCCCGTGGACCTGGAGAACTGCATCACCCTGGATGaactggaagaagaagaagaagaagaagaacagtcCGATGACTCAG CGGCTGCAGCTGAGCTCAAG tctcCGACCACCAGAGTCATTTTCTTCAAAAAACTGCCGCTGCGTTTCTACACCGACGCCGGGTTTGTCCAACTGGTCAAAGGTGTTGGAACAGCGGTGCGCTACTTCCTGATCCGCCGACAGCAACAG ggtTTCATCGAGATGTCGACGTCTGCTGAAGCAGTGAAAGCAGCACAAGTTCTGAACCATAAAACCTTTCACGGATCCAGACTCTTCGTCAACATCTCCCACAAATACACCCGACTAGTGAACGG GTACGACGTTCAGTCAGACTCAGACATGGAGAAGAGTGAGAGTcgaagcagcaggaggagagacaggatCAGTAAATCCAGAACCTCGGACAGAGACGAAGCCCGCAGGAAGtctgagagcaggagagagtcGGGGCCGAGAAAGACTCCGGAGAGAGAGTCTGGACCGAGAAAAACTCCGGAGAGAGAGTCGGGGCCGAGAAAAACTCCGGAGAGAGAGTCGGGGCCGAGAAAAACTCCGGAGAGAGAGTCTGGACCGAGAAAAACTCCGGAGAGAGAGTCGGGGCCGAGAAAAACTCCGGAGAGAGAGTCTGGACCGAGAAAAACTCCGGAGAGAGAGTCGGGGCCGAGAAAAACTCCGGAGAGAGAGTCTGGACCGAGAAAAACTCCGGAGAGAGAGTCGGGGCCGAGAAAAACTCCGGAGAGAGAGTCGGGACCGAGAAAGACTCCGGAGAGAGAGTCTGGACCGAGAAAAACTCCGGAGAGAGAGTCGGGGCCGAGAAAAACTCCGGAGAGAGAGTCGGGACCCAGCAAGACTCCGGAGAGAGAGTCGGGACCCAGAAAGACTCCGGAGAGAGAGTCGGGACCCAGAAAGACTCCGGAGAGAGAGTCGGGACCCAGAAAGACTCCGGAGAGAGAGTCGGGACCCAGAAAGActccggagagagagagagagtcgggACCCAGAAAGACTccggaaagagagagagagtcgggACCCAGCAAGACTCCGGAGAGAGAGTTGTTGCCAAAGATGGGTCCAGAAGACAAGATGTTGAAAGGAAACGTCGGGAGTGAGAACAAATCTTTTCctgataaaaaacagaaatcacaaaatgaaaaggagGCGACAGAGAAAGACGCTGCAGAAAAAGAGCCAGCGATGATTCCTGAGGACGCTTCAGGGACGAGTCCAGATCAACCACAAACTGAGCAG AAATCTCCAGATTCTGGTGATGCAGTGAAACTGGAACAACCTGTAGGGGGCATCGCTGAGTCTGAGAAACCCACCAAACCTGTTG GCACAAAGTTTGTTCGGCCGGTCGTTGGTTACTTCTGTCACCTGTGTCAGGTGATCTACGCTGACGAGGAAGAAGCCAAgctgcagcactgcagcagcCTGACGCACTACAGGAAGTACCAGGTTCAAACCAGTGAATCAATACGTGACACAGATCAGAGCTCAAACTAA